A stretch of the Gossypium hirsutum isolate 1008001.06 chromosome D07, Gossypium_hirsutum_v2.1, whole genome shotgun sequence genome encodes the following:
- the LOC107956785 gene encoding uncharacterized protein — translation MKISLSSSSSGAAAMGESKKKVSCRKLGGYLRQQKGRLYIIRRCVVMLLCWHD, via the coding sequence ATGAAGATCAGCTTAAGCAGTAGTTCTAGTGGTGCAGCAGCCATGGGAGAGTCCAAGAAGAAGGTTTCATGCAGAAAGCTAGGAGGGTATCTCAGACAACAAAAAGGCAGGCTATACATTATCAGAAGATGTGTGGTTATGCTCCTTTGCTGGCATGACTAA